In Doryrhamphus excisus isolate RoL2022-K1 chromosome 7, RoL_Dexc_1.0, whole genome shotgun sequence, one genomic interval encodes:
- the arl1 gene encoding ADP-ribosylation factor-like protein 1 translates to MGGFFSSIFSGLFGTREMRILILGLDGAGKTTILYRLQVGEVVTTIPTIGFNVETVTYKNLKFQVWDLGGQTSIRPYWRCYYSNTDAVIYVVDSSDRDRMGISKSELVAMLEEEELKKAILVVFANKQDMDQAMTPAEVANALGLPALKDRKWQIFKTSATKGTGLDEAMEWLVDSLKSRQ, encoded by the exons ATGG GTGGTTTCTTCTCCAGTATCTTCTCGGGTTTGTTTGGTACCAGGGAGATGAGAATTTTGATCCTGGGTTTGGACGGCGCAGGGAAAACAACCATTTTGTATCGGCTGCAGGTTGGAGAGGTTGTCACCACAATTCCCA CAATCGGCTTCAACGTCGAAACTGTCACATATAAGAATCTGAAGTTCCAGGTTTGGGATCTGGGAGGACAGACAAGCATCAG ACCCTACTGGCGGTGTTACTACTCCAACACAGACGCGGTCATCTACGTCGTTGACAGCAGTGACCGCGACCGAATGGGCATCTCAAAGTCTGAACTTGTGGCCATGTTGGAG gaggaggagctgAAGAAGGCCATCCTGGTGGTGTTCGCAAACAAACAAGACATGGACCAGGCCATGACGCCCGCTGAGGTGGCCAACGCTTTGGGTCTTCCGGCgctcaaagacaggaagtggcagatCTTCAAGACATCCGCCACCAAGGGTACAGGCCTGGATGAAGCAATGGAGTG GCTGGTGGATTCGCTCAAGAGtcggcagtaa
- the LOC131132785 gene encoding FYVE, RhoGEF and PH domain-containing protein 4-like isoform X2, translated as MFDLKKRNSLTLNSGRDAEEFRRVAVRRKVKGDAPDCHTVVSGGVYSCGGSTSKHEDQQSPTKRTPSKPQVPPKPAHLQSPMRSVPPSSSKQSPQHFNDKSPIPACCHTSPSPNKAGAGCFLPGSHLSPIRLSPSQKIPKFASSPSLGSPSPGKRGIQNCSPLREGGHSPAKLSPRNRSPLSGILRTPSPVQSKVGSYSPARNSKSWLGLHRIPSVKTECQEKRPGKSLSVPDLIVYMDERTPLKKGECSPQPAITIEAPEDCRLNRTMEDVTSNRSISSNEHQGNCVLLGDEKASKIRVGSKFKCGWTEGEKRGEERKKEAPKEEEKMEQKLFKIASELLHTERAYVARLHLLDQVFCLRLTEEAGRGSFPADVVRNIFSNISSIYSFHSQFLLPDLEDCISHWCERPGLGNVLLQHAPFLRMYADYVRNFDQAMELIRTWTERSSAFRNIIHDIQSLEACGSLTLQHHMLEPVQRIPRYEMLLRDYVKKVPTTNPDYEFAQKSLETISMAANHSNSAIHKAENIKRLLEIYEMLGEEEVVNPTNEFLREGRLLKLAARNTSAMERHLFLFNNFLLCCTPRFSLVGQRFTVRCRVGVDALQVQQTTNEDHLYTFQVSGKEKTLELQASSEQDRDEWIKVIQDAIDVFQKKNETFKLASKELQAEDLTEELGRRAPRWIRDNEVTVCMKCQEPFNALTRRRHHCRACGCVVCWKCSDNKAALAYDGNKLNKVCKSCYSILTGQRGERIKKQPAEFPSNCVMSGFLQYGDNPKTWQRVWCVITNTEHPLLSLCAASQDVKPLFSIPLLGCTVEDPPQDLQGHFCVRQSKSSHMFTCEDVDFKQRWITALKAAAAASYGSDDCTSESSGEEFVLNGSKES; from the exons ATGTTCGACTTGAAGAAGAGGAATAGTTTGACGCTGAACAGCGGTCGTGACGCGGAGGAGTTCAGGCGTGTGGCGGTCAGGCGGAAAGTGAAAGGCGATGCACCGGATTGTCACACGG tGGTGAGCGGTGGCGTTTACAGCTGTGGGGGTTCAACCTCCAAACATGAAGACCAACAAAGTCCAACGAAGAGAACCCCCTCCAAGCCCCAAG TACCCCCCAAGCCGGCTCACCTCCAGAGTCCGATGAGGAGCGTACCACCCTCTTCTTCCAAGCAATCGCCTCAGCATTTTAATGACAAGAGTCCAATCCCAGCTTGCTGCCACACATCCCCGAGTCCAAACAAAGCAGGGGCAGGCTGTTTCCTCCCTGGATCACATTTAAGCCCCATCAGGCTCTCCCCTTCCCAGAAGATCCCCAAGTTTGCAAGCAGCCCTTCATTGGGGTCCCCAAGTCCTGGTAAGAGGGGCATCCAAAACTGTAGCCCCTTGAGGGAGGGCGGTCACAGTCCCGCTAAGTTGTCCCCAAGAAACCGTAGCCCTCTATCGGGAATATTACGGACCCCCAGCCCTGTTCAGAGCAAGGTGGGGAGCTACAGCCCTGCTCGGAACTCTAAATCCTGGCTGGGTTTACACAGGATTCCAAGCGTGAAGACGGAGTGTCAGGAGAAGAGGCCGGGGAAGTCTTTGAGCGTGCCAGACCTCATTGTGTACATGGACGAAAG AACTCCATTGAAAAAAGGGGAATGTTCTCCTCAGCCCGCTATCACCATCGAAGCTCCAGAAGACTGCAGACTCAATCGCACCATGGAGGATGTCACTTCTAATCGCTCAATCAGCAGCAACGAGCACCAAGGTAATTGTGTCCTACTTGGGGACGAAAAAGCCTCCAAGATCCGTGTCGGATCCAAGTTTAAATGCGGATGGACTGAGGGTGAAAAACGTggggaggagaggaagaaggaggcaccaaaggaggaggagaagatggagCAAAAGTTGTTCAAGATAGCCAGTGAGCTCCTGCACACGGAGAGGGCCTACGTGGCTCGGCTACACCTGCTGGACCAG GTGTTCTGTCTGCGCCTCACAGAAGAGGCCGGGCGTGGCTCCTTTCCGGCAGACGTTGTCCGGAATATCTTCTCCAACATTTCATCCATCTACTCCTTCCATAGCCAGTTCTTGCTGCCTGACCTGGAAGACTGCATCAGTCACTG GTGTGAGCGGCCAGGTTTGGGAAATGTTCTCCTGCAGCACGCCCCCTTCCTGAGGATGTACGCCGACTACGTCCGGAACTTCGACCAAGCCATGGAGCTGATAAGAACATGGACGGAGCGCTCCTCAGCCTTCAGGAACATCATCCATGACATCCAG AGTCTGGAGGCCTGTGGCAGCTTGACTCTCCAGCATCACATGCTAGAACCGGTCCAGAGGATTCCTCGCTATGAGATGCTGCTCAGGGATTATGTCAAGAAAGTGCCCACCACAAACCCAGACTACGAATTTGCACAAA AATCCTTGGAGACAATCTCCATGGCTGCCAACCACTCCAACAGCGCTATCCACAAAGCT GAGAACATCAAGCGGCTACTGGAGATCTACGAGATGCTCggagaggaggaagtggtgAACCCGACCAACGAGTTTCTAAGGGAAGGTCGCCTGCTCAAACTCGCCGCCAGGAACACGTCCGCCATGGAGCGCCACCTCTTTCTG TTCAACAACTTTCTGCTGTGCTGCACGCCAAGGTTCAGCCTAGTCGGGCAGCGTTTTACGGTGCGGTGCAGAGTAGGAGTGGACGCCCTGCAGGTGCAGCAAACCACCAATGAGGACCACCTTTACACCTTCCAGGTGTCGGGAAAGGAGAAGACACTGGAGCTGCAGGCCAG CTCCGAACAAGACCGAGATGAGTGGATAAAG GTGATTCAGGATGCCATTGATGTGTTCCAGAAGAAAAATGAGACCTTCAAGTTGGCCTCAAAGGAGCTCCAGGCGGAGGACCTG ACGGAAGAGCTTGGCCGCCGTGCACCCCGCTGGATCCGCGACAACGAGGTGACAGTGTGCATGAAGTGCCAGGAACCCTTCAATGCTCTCACCCGGCGACGACATCACTGCCGGGCGTGCGGCTGT GTGGTGTGCTGGAAGTGTTCTGACAACAAGGCGGCGCTGGCGTACGATGGTAATAAGCTGAACAAGGTGTGTAAATCCTGCTACTCCATCTTGACTGGACAAAGAGGAGAGAGGATCAAGAAACAACCAGCAGAG TTCCCCAGCAACTGCGTGATGAGCGGCTTCCTGCAATACGGAGACAATCCCAAAACGTGGCAGCGGGTGTGGTGTGTCATCACCAACACCGAACACCCCCTCCTCTCTTTGTGTGCTGCTTCACAG GATGTGAAGCCCCTCTTCAGTATTCCTCTGCTGGGCTGCACTGTGGAAGATCCCCCTCAGGACCTCCAGGGACACTTTTGTGTAAGACAATCCAAAAGCAGCCACATGTTCACCTGCGAGGATGTGGATTTTAAACAGCGATGGATCACCGCTCTCAAAGCAGCCGCTGCCGCCAGTTACGGCTCCGACGACTGCACCAGCGAATCCAGCGGGGAGGAGTTTGTTCTTAATGGCAGTAAGGAAAGCTAA
- the LOC131132785 gene encoding FYVE, RhoGEF and PH domain-containing protein 4-like isoform X1, which translates to MFDLKKRNSLTLNSGRDAEEFRRVAVRRKVKGDAPDCHTVVSGGVYSCGGSTSKHEDQQSPTKRTPSKPQVPPKPAHLQSPMRSVPPSSSKQSPQHFNDKSPIPACCHTSPSPNKAGAGCFLPGSHLSPIRLSPSQKIPKFASSPSLGSPSPGKRGIQNCSPLREGGHSPAKLSPRNRSPLSGILRTPSPVQSKVGSYSPARNSKSWLGLHRIPSVKTECQEKRPGKSLSVPDLIVYMDERTPLKKGECSPQPAITIEAPEDCRLNRTMEDVTSNRSISSNEHQGNCVLLGDEKASKIRVGSKFKCGWTEGEKRGEERKKEAPKEEEKMEQKLFKIASELLHTERAYVARLHLLDQVFCLRLTEEAGRGSFPADVVRNIFSNISSIYSFHSQFLLPDLEDCISHWCERPGLGNVLLQHAPFLRMYADYVRNFDQAMELIRTWTERSSAFRNIIHDIQSLEACGSLTLQHHMLEPVQRIPRYEMLLRDYVKKVPTTNPDYEFAQKSLETISMAANHSNSAIHKAENIKRLLEIYEMLGEEEVVNPTNEFLREGRLLKLAARNTSAMERHLFLFNNFLLCCTPRFSLVGQRFTVRCRVGVDALQVQQTTNEDHLYTFQVSGKEKTLELQASSEQDRDEWIKVIQDAIDVFQKKNETFKLASKELQAEDLTEELGRRAPRWIRDNEVTVCMKCQEPFNALTRRRHHCRACGCVVCWKCSDNKAALAYDGNKLNKVCKSCYSILTGQRGERIKKQPAEVNFPSNCVMSGFLQYGDNPKTWQRVWCVITNTEHPLLSLCAASQDVKPLFSIPLLGCTVEDPPQDLQGHFCVRQSKSSHMFTCEDVDFKQRWITALKAAAAASYGSDDCTSESSGEEFVLNGSKES; encoded by the exons ATGTTCGACTTGAAGAAGAGGAATAGTTTGACGCTGAACAGCGGTCGTGACGCGGAGGAGTTCAGGCGTGTGGCGGTCAGGCGGAAAGTGAAAGGCGATGCACCGGATTGTCACACGG tGGTGAGCGGTGGCGTTTACAGCTGTGGGGGTTCAACCTCCAAACATGAAGACCAACAAAGTCCAACGAAGAGAACCCCCTCCAAGCCCCAAG TACCCCCCAAGCCGGCTCACCTCCAGAGTCCGATGAGGAGCGTACCACCCTCTTCTTCCAAGCAATCGCCTCAGCATTTTAATGACAAGAGTCCAATCCCAGCTTGCTGCCACACATCCCCGAGTCCAAACAAAGCAGGGGCAGGCTGTTTCCTCCCTGGATCACATTTAAGCCCCATCAGGCTCTCCCCTTCCCAGAAGATCCCCAAGTTTGCAAGCAGCCCTTCATTGGGGTCCCCAAGTCCTGGTAAGAGGGGCATCCAAAACTGTAGCCCCTTGAGGGAGGGCGGTCACAGTCCCGCTAAGTTGTCCCCAAGAAACCGTAGCCCTCTATCGGGAATATTACGGACCCCCAGCCCTGTTCAGAGCAAGGTGGGGAGCTACAGCCCTGCTCGGAACTCTAAATCCTGGCTGGGTTTACACAGGATTCCAAGCGTGAAGACGGAGTGTCAGGAGAAGAGGCCGGGGAAGTCTTTGAGCGTGCCAGACCTCATTGTGTACATGGACGAAAG AACTCCATTGAAAAAAGGGGAATGTTCTCCTCAGCCCGCTATCACCATCGAAGCTCCAGAAGACTGCAGACTCAATCGCACCATGGAGGATGTCACTTCTAATCGCTCAATCAGCAGCAACGAGCACCAAGGTAATTGTGTCCTACTTGGGGACGAAAAAGCCTCCAAGATCCGTGTCGGATCCAAGTTTAAATGCGGATGGACTGAGGGTGAAAAACGTggggaggagaggaagaaggaggcaccaaaggaggaggagaagatggagCAAAAGTTGTTCAAGATAGCCAGTGAGCTCCTGCACACGGAGAGGGCCTACGTGGCTCGGCTACACCTGCTGGACCAG GTGTTCTGTCTGCGCCTCACAGAAGAGGCCGGGCGTGGCTCCTTTCCGGCAGACGTTGTCCGGAATATCTTCTCCAACATTTCATCCATCTACTCCTTCCATAGCCAGTTCTTGCTGCCTGACCTGGAAGACTGCATCAGTCACTG GTGTGAGCGGCCAGGTTTGGGAAATGTTCTCCTGCAGCACGCCCCCTTCCTGAGGATGTACGCCGACTACGTCCGGAACTTCGACCAAGCCATGGAGCTGATAAGAACATGGACGGAGCGCTCCTCAGCCTTCAGGAACATCATCCATGACATCCAG AGTCTGGAGGCCTGTGGCAGCTTGACTCTCCAGCATCACATGCTAGAACCGGTCCAGAGGATTCCTCGCTATGAGATGCTGCTCAGGGATTATGTCAAGAAAGTGCCCACCACAAACCCAGACTACGAATTTGCACAAA AATCCTTGGAGACAATCTCCATGGCTGCCAACCACTCCAACAGCGCTATCCACAAAGCT GAGAACATCAAGCGGCTACTGGAGATCTACGAGATGCTCggagaggaggaagtggtgAACCCGACCAACGAGTTTCTAAGGGAAGGTCGCCTGCTCAAACTCGCCGCCAGGAACACGTCCGCCATGGAGCGCCACCTCTTTCTG TTCAACAACTTTCTGCTGTGCTGCACGCCAAGGTTCAGCCTAGTCGGGCAGCGTTTTACGGTGCGGTGCAGAGTAGGAGTGGACGCCCTGCAGGTGCAGCAAACCACCAATGAGGACCACCTTTACACCTTCCAGGTGTCGGGAAAGGAGAAGACACTGGAGCTGCAGGCCAG CTCCGAACAAGACCGAGATGAGTGGATAAAG GTGATTCAGGATGCCATTGATGTGTTCCAGAAGAAAAATGAGACCTTCAAGTTGGCCTCAAAGGAGCTCCAGGCGGAGGACCTG ACGGAAGAGCTTGGCCGCCGTGCACCCCGCTGGATCCGCGACAACGAGGTGACAGTGTGCATGAAGTGCCAGGAACCCTTCAATGCTCTCACCCGGCGACGACATCACTGCCGGGCGTGCGGCTGT GTGGTGTGCTGGAAGTGTTCTGACAACAAGGCGGCGCTGGCGTACGATGGTAATAAGCTGAACAAGGTGTGTAAATCCTGCTACTCCATCTTGACTGGACAAAGAGGAGAGAGGATCAAGAAACAACCAGCAGAGGTAAAT TTCCCCAGCAACTGCGTGATGAGCGGCTTCCTGCAATACGGAGACAATCCCAAAACGTGGCAGCGGGTGTGGTGTGTCATCACCAACACCGAACACCCCCTCCTCTCTTTGTGTGCTGCTTCACAG GATGTGAAGCCCCTCTTCAGTATTCCTCTGCTGGGCTGCACTGTGGAAGATCCCCCTCAGGACCTCCAGGGACACTTTTGTGTAAGACAATCCAAAAGCAGCCACATGTTCACCTGCGAGGATGTGGATTTTAAACAGCGATGGATCACCGCTCTCAAAGCAGCCGCTGCCGCCAGTTACGGCTCCGACGACTGCACCAGCGAATCCAGCGGGGAGGAGTTTGTTCTTAATGGCAGTAAGGAAAGCTAA
- the LOC131132788 gene encoding DENN domain-containing protein 11-like, with translation MVERSDRAPLLDWEEVPSAEKAGSADEHERLSSPSTPGHGWSSGAGGLSSNRSAFNADGCGAPPVTSITQAGTDETPHPDKVVHPSDSGPRDIPLEDRMVTWEEKDQIVSVFVVTFNTRTGNMLEWCLPKDMDLEGVEFKAIASGSHRVTTDFIYFRKGCYFGLACFANMAVESTAERGARMKSVGILSPSYTLLYRYMSFLEHQVRLQLQSPGHYSPLEAFYEDKRALLPSSGDEAVTTCPVNAWGAAINHSMHPEMKITHPAGCMSQFIRFFGEQIMVLWKLALLRRRILIFSPPPVGVVCYRVYCCCCLANISIPGVGVAVPEFRPFFYVNVADISALENELSYVACTTEKIFEEKRDLYDVYVDNQNVKTHRDGLKPLLRISSADREKYRKLTEQRKLLLYSQEENGDCVSSEEDLFILFFLEQNNRIFQTLSEVAGSPDPTLTQENVRAMGLDPHGDRLFLLHLLEIYGFDTLLVSDQLCCS, from the exons ATGGTGGAGCGGTCGGACCGAGCACCTTTGCTGGACTGGGAGGAGGTTCCGTCCGCTGAGAAAGCCGGTAGCGCGGACGAACACGAGCGACTATCGAGCCCGTCAACACCGGGGCATGGGTGGAGCAGCGGTGCGGGGGGTCTCTCTTCAAACAGGTCTGCCTTCAACGCAGACGGCTGCGGCGCCCCACCCGTGACCTCCATCACCCAGGCGGGCACGGATGAAACGCCGCATCCGGACAAGGTGGTGCATCCCTCGGATTCAGGACCGAGGGACATCCCGCTGGAGGACAGGATGGTGACATGGGAGGAGAAGGACCAAATTGTATCAGTCTTCGTGGTTACATTCAACACCAGAACAG GCAACATGCTGGAGTGGTGCCTCCCTAAAGATATGGATCTGGAAGGGGTGGAATTCAAAGCTATCGCCAGCGGGTCCCATAGAGTCACCACAGACTTCAT CTACTTCCGCAAAGGCTGCTACTTTGGCCTGGCCTGCTTCGCCAACATGGCCGTGGAGAGCACGGCGGAGCGCGGCGCCAGGATGAAGTCGGTGGGGATCCTGTCTCCTTCGTACACGTTGCTTTACCGCTACATGAGCTTCCTGGAGCACCAGGTCAG ACTCCAGCTTCAGTCCCCGGGACATTACTCCCCACTGGAGGCCTTCTACGAGGACAAGAGGGCGCTGCTGCCCTCTAGCGGTGATGAAGCTGTTACTACCTGCCCTGTCAACGCTTGGGGGGCTGCCATCAACCATAGCATGCACCCAGAAATGAAG ATCACACACCCGGCAGGCTGCATGTCCCAGTTCATCCGCTTCTTCGGAGAGCAGATCATGGTGCTCTGGAAGCTAGCTCTCCTCCGGAGGCGAATCCTCATCTTCTCGCCTCCGCCCGTGGGTGTGGTCTGCTACAGAG tgtactgctgctgctgcctggCAAACATCTCCATCCCAGGGGTGGGCGTGGCCGTGCCAGAGTTCAGGCCTTTCTTCTACGTCAACGTCGCTGACATCAGCGCGCTGGAGAACGAACTCTCCTATGTTGCAT GTACAACGGAGAAGATCTTTGAGGAAAAGAGGGATCTGTATGACGTCTATGTGGACAATCAGAACGTCAAgacccacagagatggcctgaaGCCTTTGCTCCGCATCAGCAGCGCCGACAGGGAGAAATATCGCAAGCTTACCGAGCAGAG GAAGCTGCTGCTGTACTCTCAGGAGGAGAATGGCGACTGTGTGTCCAGTGAAGAGGATTTGTTTATTCT GTTTTTCTTGGAGCAGAACAACAGGATTTTCCAAACCCTGAGCGAGGTGGCGGGGAGTCCCGACCCCACGCTGACCCAGGAGAATGTGAGAGCCATGGGCCTGGACCCTCACGGTGACAGGCTCTTCCTGCTCCACCTGCTGGAGATCTACGGCTTTGACACCCTGCTGGTGTCCGATCAGCTCTGCTGCAGCTGA
- the LOC131132785 gene encoding FYVE, RhoGEF and PH domain-containing protein 4-like isoform X3 — MRSVPPSSSKQSPQHFNDKSPIPACCHTSPSPNKAGAGCFLPGSHLSPIRLSPSQKIPKFASSPSLGSPSPGKRGIQNCSPLREGGHSPAKLSPRNRSPLSGILRTPSPVQSKVGSYSPARNSKSWLGLHRIPSVKTECQEKRPGKSLSVPDLIVYMDERTPLKKGECSPQPAITIEAPEDCRLNRTMEDVTSNRSISSNEHQGNCVLLGDEKASKIRVGSKFKCGWTEGEKRGEERKKEAPKEEEKMEQKLFKIASELLHTERAYVARLHLLDQVFCLRLTEEAGRGSFPADVVRNIFSNISSIYSFHSQFLLPDLEDCISHWCERPGLGNVLLQHAPFLRMYADYVRNFDQAMELIRTWTERSSAFRNIIHDIQSLEACGSLTLQHHMLEPVQRIPRYEMLLRDYVKKVPTTNPDYEFAQKSLETISMAANHSNSAIHKAENIKRLLEIYEMLGEEEVVNPTNEFLREGRLLKLAARNTSAMERHLFLFNNFLLCCTPRFSLVGQRFTVRCRVGVDALQVQQTTNEDHLYTFQVSGKEKTLELQASSEQDRDEWIKVIQDAIDVFQKKNETFKLASKELQAEDLTEELGRRAPRWIRDNEVTVCMKCQEPFNALTRRRHHCRACGCVVCWKCSDNKAALAYDGNKLNKVCKSCYSILTGQRGERIKKQPAEVNFPSNCVMSGFLQYGDNPKTWQRVWCVITNTEHPLLSLCAASQDVKPLFSIPLLGCTVEDPPQDLQGHFCVRQSKSSHMFTCEDVDFKQRWITALKAAAAASYGSDDCTSESSGEEFVLNGSKES; from the exons ATGAGGAGCGTACCACCCTCTTCTTCCAAGCAATCGCCTCAGCATTTTAATGACAAGAGTCCAATCCCAGCTTGCTGCCACACATCCCCGAGTCCAAACAAAGCAGGGGCAGGCTGTTTCCTCCCTGGATCACATTTAAGCCCCATCAGGCTCTCCCCTTCCCAGAAGATCCCCAAGTTTGCAAGCAGCCCTTCATTGGGGTCCCCAAGTCCTGGTAAGAGGGGCATCCAAAACTGTAGCCCCTTGAGGGAGGGCGGTCACAGTCCCGCTAAGTTGTCCCCAAGAAACCGTAGCCCTCTATCGGGAATATTACGGACCCCCAGCCCTGTTCAGAGCAAGGTGGGGAGCTACAGCCCTGCTCGGAACTCTAAATCCTGGCTGGGTTTACACAGGATTCCAAGCGTGAAGACGGAGTGTCAGGAGAAGAGGCCGGGGAAGTCTTTGAGCGTGCCAGACCTCATTGTGTACATGGACGAAAG AACTCCATTGAAAAAAGGGGAATGTTCTCCTCAGCCCGCTATCACCATCGAAGCTCCAGAAGACTGCAGACTCAATCGCACCATGGAGGATGTCACTTCTAATCGCTCAATCAGCAGCAACGAGCACCAAGGTAATTGTGTCCTACTTGGGGACGAAAAAGCCTCCAAGATCCGTGTCGGATCCAAGTTTAAATGCGGATGGACTGAGGGTGAAAAACGTggggaggagaggaagaaggaggcaccaaaggaggaggagaagatggagCAAAAGTTGTTCAAGATAGCCAGTGAGCTCCTGCACACGGAGAGGGCCTACGTGGCTCGGCTACACCTGCTGGACCAG GTGTTCTGTCTGCGCCTCACAGAAGAGGCCGGGCGTGGCTCCTTTCCGGCAGACGTTGTCCGGAATATCTTCTCCAACATTTCATCCATCTACTCCTTCCATAGCCAGTTCTTGCTGCCTGACCTGGAAGACTGCATCAGTCACTG GTGTGAGCGGCCAGGTTTGGGAAATGTTCTCCTGCAGCACGCCCCCTTCCTGAGGATGTACGCCGACTACGTCCGGAACTTCGACCAAGCCATGGAGCTGATAAGAACATGGACGGAGCGCTCCTCAGCCTTCAGGAACATCATCCATGACATCCAG AGTCTGGAGGCCTGTGGCAGCTTGACTCTCCAGCATCACATGCTAGAACCGGTCCAGAGGATTCCTCGCTATGAGATGCTGCTCAGGGATTATGTCAAGAAAGTGCCCACCACAAACCCAGACTACGAATTTGCACAAA AATCCTTGGAGACAATCTCCATGGCTGCCAACCACTCCAACAGCGCTATCCACAAAGCT GAGAACATCAAGCGGCTACTGGAGATCTACGAGATGCTCggagaggaggaagtggtgAACCCGACCAACGAGTTTCTAAGGGAAGGTCGCCTGCTCAAACTCGCCGCCAGGAACACGTCCGCCATGGAGCGCCACCTCTTTCTG TTCAACAACTTTCTGCTGTGCTGCACGCCAAGGTTCAGCCTAGTCGGGCAGCGTTTTACGGTGCGGTGCAGAGTAGGAGTGGACGCCCTGCAGGTGCAGCAAACCACCAATGAGGACCACCTTTACACCTTCCAGGTGTCGGGAAAGGAGAAGACACTGGAGCTGCAGGCCAG CTCCGAACAAGACCGAGATGAGTGGATAAAG GTGATTCAGGATGCCATTGATGTGTTCCAGAAGAAAAATGAGACCTTCAAGTTGGCCTCAAAGGAGCTCCAGGCGGAGGACCTG ACGGAAGAGCTTGGCCGCCGTGCACCCCGCTGGATCCGCGACAACGAGGTGACAGTGTGCATGAAGTGCCAGGAACCCTTCAATGCTCTCACCCGGCGACGACATCACTGCCGGGCGTGCGGCTGT GTGGTGTGCTGGAAGTGTTCTGACAACAAGGCGGCGCTGGCGTACGATGGTAATAAGCTGAACAAGGTGTGTAAATCCTGCTACTCCATCTTGACTGGACAAAGAGGAGAGAGGATCAAGAAACAACCAGCAGAGGTAAAT TTCCCCAGCAACTGCGTGATGAGCGGCTTCCTGCAATACGGAGACAATCCCAAAACGTGGCAGCGGGTGTGGTGTGTCATCACCAACACCGAACACCCCCTCCTCTCTTTGTGTGCTGCTTCACAG GATGTGAAGCCCCTCTTCAGTATTCCTCTGCTGGGCTGCACTGTGGAAGATCCCCCTCAGGACCTCCAGGGACACTTTTGTGTAAGACAATCCAAAAGCAGCCACATGTTCACCTGCGAGGATGTGGATTTTAAACAGCGATGGATCACCGCTCTCAAAGCAGCCGCTGCCGCCAGTTACGGCTCCGACGACTGCACCAGCGAATCCAGCGGGGAGGAGTTTGTTCTTAATGGCAGTAAGGAAAGCTAA